The Juglans regia cultivar Chandler chromosome 2, Walnut 2.0, whole genome shotgun sequence genome includes a window with the following:
- the LOC109014461 gene encoding putative pectate lyase 14 produces the protein MFFAPTASVAKKTKIDSLEMNVIDRCWRWNPDWRRNRPQLATCSVGYAGKMTNNIGKGLTRYVVTDPSDNPLKPKPGTLRYGVTMLRGKKWITFRRNMRIQLEKPLLIGSFTAIDGRGVEVHIAGKACLMIYKASNIIIHGLRIHHCRSQAPSSVMGPDSKILPIGPMDGDAIRLVTASKVWLDHNTLYACEDGLLDVTRGSTDITISNNWFRDQDKVILLGHDDGFLRDKNMKVTLIYNHFGPNCNQRMPRIRHGYAHVVNNFYQGWMQYAIGGSMNPSVKSQANLFIAPKAGNKEVTWRKSCGLGEKAGSCNFYSVGDAFENGASFDHSAGGGAAPLYNREQTFLVANSRSVRSLTKSSGALRCTRRSRC, from the exons ATGTTCTTCGCTCCTACTGCTAGTGTTGCTAAGAAAACGAAGATTGATAGCTTGGAAATGAACGTGATTGATCGGTGCTGGAGATGGAACCCGGATTGGAGAAGGAACAGGCCGCAACTTGCGACATGCTCAGTGGGTTATGCAGGGAAGATGACTAATAATATTGGAAAGGGCCTCACACGATACGTGGTAACTGATCCGAGCGACAACCCGCTAAAGCCCAAGCCGGGGACCCTAAGATACGGAGTAACCATGCTCAGAGGGAAAAAATGGATCACATTCCGAAGGAACATGCGCATCCAACTTGAAAAACCACTTCTCATTGGTAGTTTCACAGCCATTGATGGTCGAGGTGTTGAAGTTCACATTGCGGGTAAAGCATGCTTGATGATCTATAAG GCAAGCAACATTATCATTCATGGCCTTCGGATCCACCATTGCCGGTCCCAAGCACCAAGCTCAGTGATGGGTCCAGACTCAAAGATATTGCCAATAGGTCCGATGGATGGAGATGCAATCAGATTGGTTACGGCATCAAAGGTGTGGCTAGACCATAACACACTGTATGCGTGCGAGGACGGTCTCCTAGATGTGACACGAGGTTCCACAGATATAACAATCTCCAATAACTGGTTCAGAGACCAGGACAAGGTCATCCTTCTTGGGCACGATGACGGGTTCTTGCGGGACAAGAACATGAAGGTTACTCTTATCTACAACCATTTTGGACCTAATTGCAACCAAAGGATGCCAAG gatCCGCCATGGATATGCACATGTGGTGAACAACTTTTACCAGGGATGGATGCAGTACGCCATTGGGGGAAGCATGAATCCGAGCGTCAAGAGTCAAGCCAACCTTTTTATTGCACCAAAAGCTGGGAACAAGGAG GTGACGTGGAGAAAGAGCTGCGGGCTGGGGGAAAAAGCAGGATCCTGCAACTTCTACTCAGTGGGGGATGCTTTTGAAAATGGAGCTTCTTTCGATCACTCGGCTGGTGGCGGGGCCGCCCCGCTCTATAACCGAGAACAAACTTTCCTAGTTGCAAATTCCAGATCTGTGAGGTCTTTGACAAAATCATCTGGTGCTTTGCGATGTACCCGACGCTCTAGATGCTGA